Proteins from a genomic interval of Treponema brennaborense DSM 12168:
- a CDS encoding polysaccharide deacetylase family protein produces the protein MTKRIPTRCGLRYATLFLLCAALFPLYAEVTFSAPDLNVRNDILFAAKHREPGETSYGSLFTANLAEPDADPRLITCFPERLSVIEKGALLRIRNRYGVFHYSDAGHSLSRVAGSGTGEPVPSKPVQLDAESVSPDGKWICSVKKSGIATGTLTLKTASGYSETELAQNVELNYDEIPVSWSPDSSLLIYEKNGALYFTDPAAAFKTSQIPEYLRRLGTGTVHSIAWASAKNLVYISNDLVYKIPVFELYTRSLYADFVGTGTIIGRLPVPFTGRDRFSVSDNCGELVLIRNGRAVYYVALPQSADFTHIYFAQTFTPAAGESIQYSVFWTADRQPVVWFEHDTAGEKTSRAFKLIKNETDTQAAMSALPLPENVSAPLVSPDGKRFVCASDRNAYAYLVHNWEQTGTLSGERIVSYVWADPTTLFVGGEESVRKWKVAGENGRIAETLFLSAAESYAWNPETNAPSAQIAAGIFDYDGDSGTWSKSAQETLPPQSVKNGVYRVFLGTSPNADFTNAVYVRSLTGPAVTAILYAPAGKKNAPRPKVALTFDALDNADGLTPILQALAKYGLPATFFINGEFLRRYPAESKLIAQKGHECASMFHSAADLTAAAHFIVDEPFVRRGLARSEDEFFASTGYELALLWHAPFYKANDLIIQAGNKAGYKYVDRTLAPADGVTLEEAVFYKKNYLSASKLIEQLIPQLGDGAILPVSVGMGSGTRGDYLYDKTDLLISAILAAGYDIVPVSGL, from the coding sequence ATGACGAAACGGATCCCGACGCGATGCGGTCTGCGGTACGCGACGCTTTTTCTGCTGTGCGCGGCTCTTTTTCCGCTGTATGCGGAAGTTACCTTTTCAGCTCCCGATCTGAACGTCCGCAACGACATCCTGTTCGCGGCAAAACACCGCGAACCGGGTGAAACATCGTACGGCAGTTTGTTTACGGCAAATCTCGCCGAACCGGATGCCGATCCCCGGCTGATCACGTGTTTTCCCGAACGACTTTCCGTTATTGAAAAAGGCGCCCTCCTGCGCATCAGAAACCGGTACGGTGTTTTCCACTATTCCGATGCCGGTCACTCGCTTTCCCGCGTCGCAGGATCCGGAACGGGAGAACCGGTGCCGTCAAAACCGGTGCAGCTCGACGCGGAATCCGTCAGCCCCGACGGCAAATGGATTTGTTCCGTAAAAAAGAGCGGTATCGCAACGGGAACGCTCACGCTGAAAACTGCGTCCGGCTACAGCGAAACGGAATTGGCGCAAAACGTCGAACTGAATTACGACGAGATTCCCGTGAGCTGGTCGCCCGACAGTTCGCTCCTTATATATGAAAAAAACGGCGCGTTGTATTTTACCGATCCCGCCGCCGCGTTCAAAACGAGCCAGATTCCCGAATATTTGCGCAGACTCGGAACGGGCACCGTGCATTCGATTGCCTGGGCTTCCGCAAAAAACCTCGTATACATATCGAACGATCTCGTCTATAAAATTCCCGTTTTCGAATTGTATACGCGTTCACTCTACGCCGATTTCGTCGGCACCGGAACCATCATCGGCAGACTGCCGGTTCCGTTTACCGGCCGCGACCGGTTCAGCGTCAGCGATAACTGCGGCGAACTGGTACTTATCAGAAACGGACGGGCCGTTTATTACGTCGCGCTGCCGCAATCGGCCGATTTTACGCACATATATTTTGCCCAGACGTTCACTCCCGCGGCGGGAGAATCGATTCAATATTCCGTGTTTTGGACGGCGGACAGGCAGCCCGTCGTCTGGTTTGAACACGACACGGCGGGGGAAAAAACGAGCCGGGCGTTCAAATTGATAAAAAATGAAACCGACACGCAGGCGGCGATGAGCGCGCTGCCTCTGCCTGAAAACGTCAGCGCTCCGCTCGTTTCGCCCGACGGAAAGCGGTTCGTCTGCGCTTCGGATCGGAACGCGTACGCGTACCTCGTTCACAATTGGGAACAAACCGGCACGCTGTCCGGCGAGCGGATCGTATCGTACGTGTGGGCCGACCCGACGACGCTGTTCGTCGGCGGTGAAGAATCCGTGCGAAAATGGAAAGTTGCCGGAGAAAACGGCAGAATCGCCGAAACGCTGTTTTTGTCGGCAGCCGAATCGTACGCGTGGAATCCCGAAACGAACGCACCGTCCGCGCAGATAGCGGCGGGCATCTTCGATTACGACGGTGATTCCGGCACGTGGAGCAAATCGGCACAGGAAACGTTGCCGCCCCAATCTGTCAAAAACGGCGTGTACCGCGTGTTTTTGGGAACAAGTCCGAACGCGGATTTTACGAACGCCGTGTACGTCCGGTCTTTGACCGGCCCCGCCGTTACCGCGATTCTGTACGCTCCGGCCGGCAAAAAAAACGCGCCCCGTCCCAAAGTAGCGCTCACGTTCGACGCGCTCGACAATGCCGACGGCCTGACGCCGATCCTGCAAGCACTTGCAAAATACGGATTACCGGCTACTTTTTTCATAAACGGTGAATTTCTTCGCCGGTATCCCGCTGAATCGAAACTGATCGCGCAAAAAGGACACGAATGCGCTTCCATGTTCCATTCGGCAGCCGATCTGACGGCGGCGGCGCATTTTATCGTAGACGAACCGTTCGTGCGGCGCGGACTTGCCCGCAGTGAAGACGAATTTTTCGCCTCAACGGGATACGAACTGGCGCTGCTGTGGCACGCGCCGTTTTATAAAGCGAACGACCTGATAATTCAGGCGGGAAACAAAGCCGGTTACAAGTACGTCGACCGCACTTTGGCACCGGCCGACGGCGTTACGCTTGAAGAAGCGGTTTTTTATAAAAAGAATTATCTTTCCGCCTCGAAGCTTATCGAACAGCTGATTCCGCAGCTCGGCGACGGCGCGATTCTGCCCGTATCCGTCGGAATGGGCAGCGGAACGCGCGGCGATTATCTGTACGATAAAACGGATTTGCTTATCAGTGCAATTCTTGCGGCGGGCTACGATATAGTACCCGTCAGCGGATTGTAA
- the aroC gene encoding chorismate synthase translates to MAGSSFGTVFKITTFGESHGAALGAVVDGCPAGIALDESAVQAELDRRRPGKHGGELNAAVTARTEADRCEILSGVFNGTTTGTPIAVLIRNTSQHSKDYDSLKRTFRPGHADYTYEVKYGVRDYRGGGRSSGRETAARVAAGAVAKALLASRLGASFSVTAYTLRAAGVSGETFDSSVIERNSMRAADMDAAQRMAAQVERLRAQGDSCGGVVECRISGVPAGWGEPVFDKLDAELAKAVVSIGAVKGIEFGAGFAAADLTGSRMNDPMRVVSDAGCGRSVPPQFETNNAGGVLGGISSGADIVFRAAVKPVPSIFKTQKTVSAAEAGYENAELLIEGRHDVCLCPRIVPVIEAMTYLTLADMYLRQCAAGER, encoded by the coding sequence ATGGCGGGCAGTTCTTTCGGAACGGTTTTTAAAATTACGACGTTCGGTGAAAGTCACGGAGCCGCACTCGGTGCGGTCGTCGACGGCTGTCCGGCGGGGATTGCACTCGACGAATCGGCCGTACAGGCGGAACTCGACCGCCGCCGCCCCGGAAAACACGGCGGCGAGCTCAACGCGGCGGTAACGGCCCGGACGGAGGCCGACCGCTGTGAAATACTGAGCGGCGTGTTCAACGGTACGACCACTGGCACGCCGATAGCGGTGCTGATACGCAACACGTCGCAGCATTCAAAAGATTACGACTCGCTTAAACGTACGTTCCGTCCGGGCCACGCCGATTATACGTATGAGGTGAAGTACGGTGTTCGCGACTATCGGGGCGGCGGGCGGTCTTCGGGACGTGAAACCGCCGCGCGGGTGGCCGCCGGCGCCGTCGCGAAAGCGCTGCTCGCTTCTCGGTTGGGCGCATCGTTTTCCGTCACGGCGTATACGCTGCGCGCGGCGGGCGTTTCGGGTGAAACGTTCGATTCGTCCGTTATAGAGCGCAATTCCATGCGTGCGGCGGATATGGACGCGGCGCAGCGTATGGCTGCCCAAGTCGAACGGCTGCGCGCTCAGGGCGACAGCTGCGGCGGCGTCGTCGAATGCCGGATTTCAGGCGTTCCGGCGGGATGGGGAGAACCGGTGTTCGATAAACTGGACGCGGAACTTGCGAAAGCCGTCGTTTCAATCGGCGCGGTAAAGGGAATCGAATTCGGTGCGGGATTCGCCGCCGCCGATCTGACCGGCAGCCGGATGAACGATCCGATGCGGGTCGTTTCCGATGCCGGCTGCGGCCGTTCGGTACCGCCGCAGTTTGAAACGAACAACGCGGGCGGCGTCTTGGGCGGGATATCGTCGGGCGCGGACATCGTGTTCCGTGCGGCGGTAAAGCCGGTTCCCAGTATATTCAAAACGCAGAAAACCGTTTCCGCCGCGGAAGCGGGATATGAAAACGCGGAACTGCTGATCGAAGGCCGCCACGACGTGTGTTTATGCCCGCGGATCGTTCCCGTGATAGAAGCCATGACGTACCTGACGCTGGCCGATATGTACTTACGGCAGTGCGCGGCGGGGGAACGCTGA